The Candidatus Krumholzibacteriia bacterium genome includes the window TTTCTTCCGTGCCTCGGCCTCGGCTTTCTGACGTAGCTTCGCGATGAGCTCTTGTTCCTTCTTGTAGAAGTACTCTGCTTCCGGGGACCGGTTCCTTTCCGAGGAGTCGACCATGCTTCCTCCGATCGCTGCACACCTACGAGGTCCAGGTCCAAGTCGCCAAACGGGCCCTGGGTCGTCGTTCCGGCGAGCTTCGAACCGGCCCGAAGAGCCCTCACCGCGGAGTCCCGCGGGAGAGTTTACAACGCGCCGGCCCCGCACCGCTGCTTTCTGCACCCCGGCCCGGCTCTTGCCATGCATCCCATGTTGCGTGCCCGTGCCTGTTCATTATTATGATGAGGTCGGGACGACGGTAGGATCGGAGCGAGGAAGCGATGGAGCGACCGGAAGAGGCGAGGCTGCCCGACTGGGCCCGCGACATCGTCCCCCTGGACCGGCCCTTGGCGGTGCTGGACCTGGAGACGACGGGGACGCAAGTCGCCAAGGACCGCATCATCGAGATCGGTGTGGTCAAGGTCCACCCGGAGGGTCGCCACGAAGAGCGCACCCGGCGCGTCGACCCGGGCATTCCCATCCCGCCCGAGGCGACGGCCGTGCACGGGATCCGCAACGAGGATCTGCTAGGTGCTCCCAGCTTCGGGCAGATCGCTGCGAGTCTCGTCGAGTTCTTGGAGGGCTGCGACCTGGCGGGGTTCGGCCTCCTGGCCTTCGACCTGCCGCTGTTGCGCAACGAGTTCGAACGGGCCGGCGTCGAGTTCCTCGTCTCCGGCAGGCGTCTCATCGACGCCAAGAGCATCTTCCATCAGAAGGAGCCGAGGGATCTGTCGGCGGCGCATCGCTTCTACTGCGGCACCGGCTTCACGGGGGCGCATTCCGCCACTGCTGATGCGGAGGCCACTTATCGCGTGCTCCTGGGTCAGTTGCGACGCTACCCTGATCTGCCGCATTCCATGGACGGCCTGCACCGGGCCTGCAACCCTGTCGACGGCGTGGACATCGACCGCCGCCTCGTGTGGCAAGGCGGTGAAGCGATGTTCGCCTTCGGCAGGCACCGGGGGGAGCTGCTTCGCGCTGTCCGCATCGCCGATCCGGAATACCTGGAGTGGATCATGGAGGGCGACTTCTCGGCCGATCTGAAGCGCATCGCCGCGCAGGCGCTGCAAGGCACGTTCCCGTCGCGGCCGTCGCATGCGCCGCCGGAAGCCGTAGCGCCCCGTGACCCGGCGCAGGCGCGGCTGCCGTTCCCCGCTTCGCCACCCGCGAAGCCGCCAATTCCCGCCGAGAAGCCGCCACCCGACGCCGAGCAGCCGTCACCCAACGCCGAGAAGCCGCCACCCGCGGACGCCAGGGGAGGCGAGGCGAAGCCATCGTGAACGAAGCCTTGCTGTCGGTGCGCGGCCTCGAGGTGCGTTTCCCGGTACGCCGCGGCATGCTGTCGCTGTCGCAGCGGCCCAAGGACTTCGTGCGCGCCGTCGACGGCGTCGATCTCGACATCCAGCGCGGGGAAACACTCGGTCTCGTCGGCGAATCCGGCTGCGGCAAGTCCACCACGGGTCGCGCCATTCTGCAGCTCGTCCGCCCCACGGCGGGCAGTGTCGTCTTCGCCGGCAAGGAGCTGACGCAGCTACGCGCCGCCGAACTCCGCCGCATGCGACGCCACATGCAGATCGTTTTCCAGAATCCCTACTCGTCCCTCGATCCACGCATGACCATAGGCTCCATCGTCGCCGAGCCTTTGCAGGTGCACCATGTGGCACGCGGGCGAGAGCTGCGGGAGCGCGTGCGCGAGCTCCTCGAGCTCGTGGGACTCGATCCGCAGCACCTGCGGCGCTATCCGCACGAGTTCTCCGGCGGCCAGCGCCAGCGTGTCGGCATCGCCCGCGCCATCGCCCTCCACCCGGAGTTCATCGTCGCCGACGAACCCATCTCGGCGCTGGACGTCTCCATCCAAGCGCAGATCCTCAACCTGCTTCAGGACCTGCAGCAGAAGCTGGGCCTCACCTATCTCTTCATCGCCCATGATCTCGCCGTGGTGCGCTACATCAGTACGCGCATCGCCGTCATGTATTTGGGCAAGTTGGTGGAGGTGGCGGAGGCTGAGCGACTCATCGAGCGCCCGCTCCACCCTTACACGCAGGCGCTCATCGCGGCGGTGCCGGTCCCGGAGCCGGAGCGCCAGCGCGCGCGCCAGCACATCGTCCTCCCTGGCGAGGTGCCGAGCCCGGTTCATCCGCCTTCCGGCTGCCGCTTCCGCACCCGCTGTGCTTGGGCCTTCGAGCGCTGCGCCACCGAAGAGCCGATGCTGCGGGAATGGGAGGGCGGCCACACCGTGGCCTGTCATTTGATGGAGGAAGCGGATCCGCCCCATCTGCGTGGACGGATCGTGCCGGCGGCGGTGCGCTGAGGCGAGCTCTTCATCCTCTAGGTGGTCAGGCCTTGCTGGTGGCGGTGTGTCGAGCCGAGCTCTTCAGAATTGCAGGCCGAGTCGGACGGGGACGAAGTGGGTGGATTCCCCGGCCGTGTTGACCACGTGATAGGTGGCGTCGAGGGTGAGGCCGATCGCCGGGGTGATCGGGGTGCGCAGGCCCAGGCCGATCAAGGTGCCGAAGACGGTGTCGTCGAGGCGCTGGGTGAGCTCGGCGTCGGCAACCTGCTCTTCCAGGGCATCCGCGCCAGGTCCGCTGGCGGCGAAATCCGTCGTGCCCAACTTGTAGACGCCGAAGCCTGCCCGAATGTACGGTTTCACCACGCCCCACTGCATGAGGTCGAGCTCGATGATGGCGGAGGCCGGCACCACCCAGAAGTCGTGCCCGTCCGTGCTCACGTTCGGGTACTGATCACGGATGGATGCCTCGAAAGCCGCCGTGTCGAGGGGGTGCCGGAGGTAGCTCACCTCCACACCCAACGCGAGCACCGGAGCGGCCTTCCAAAGCAGGGAACCGCTCACGATGAATCCCGTGTTCCACACGTCGCTCATGACGCTGGGTTGCACCGGGAAGCTGCCGCCGCCCGCGATCGTGAGCCTCTGCCCACCGGGCAACGCCAGGGCCGGGGCAGCGAGCCAGAGCATGGCGAGGGCGGCCCAGAGTCCTCGCCGTCGCTTCGTCCGCCGCGTCGTACCGGCAGCGCCTCTCGTCTCGAGCTGTGTCGCGCGTCCCATGTCGAACCCCGCTGCGTCAGCCTGGTGCCACGATCCTCGACAAGGCAGGGTGCCGCCAAGGGCCAAGGCGCCGGGCATCTTCGCATCCGATGCTCCCGTGAGCAAGAGCGCGGATCCGTCTCGGGTGGCGGGTGCCCCGCCGATGTCCGAGTTCCGAGAACACCGCCAACCGCAGTGTCCACACGGGCCAAGGCGGACCAGGGAGGAGCAGAACGGGAGTTGCCAGGCACGAGTCGCGGCGCCACACTCCGGGAGGGAGACGGAGGCAGACAGACCGAGTGGAGAGACCGAGAGAGAAGCCGAGGTCGAGGGGCCGATCGAGAGGGTCGAAGGAGAGAGGCCGGAAGCGCCGCGGAGGCAGGACCATGGCACGAGTGCGAGAGGGGCCGACGACTCCGAAGGTGCGCGTCACCCCCGAACACGAAGGACAAGTGTTGCAGGTGGTGCTGGATGCGCCTCCCGGCAACGTGCTCGATCTACAGATGATCGAGAGCCTCCGTGCGGTGTTGGCCGGCCCGGCGCGACAGGCCGAGGTGAAGGCGATCGTCTTCTCCGGCACAGGCGGCCACTTCTCGTATGGTGCGAGCATCGACGAACACCTGCCAGGCCTGGTGGAAAAGCTGCTGCCGGCGTTCCACCGCCTCTTCCACGATCTCTTGAGCGTGGCGCGGCCGACGCTGGCGATCGTTCGCGGCCGCTGCCTCGGCGGCGGTCTCGAGCTCGCCGCCTTCTGCAACTGGGTGTTCGCGGCCCCCGACGCTGAGCTCGGCGTTCCGGAAGTGGGCCTCGGAGTCTTCCCGCCTCTCGCGGCGCTCATCCTGCGTGAACGCCTCGGGCGGGCTCTCGCCGAGGATCTCTGCCTCACGGGGCGCGTCATCGACGGCGAGGAAGCCCTGGAGATGGGCCTCGTGGATCATCTGAGCGAGGAACCGGACGAAGCAGCGCAGCAATGGATCGTCCGCCATCTCCTGCCGCGGAGCGCGACAGCGCTGCACTTCACCACCCGGGCGGTGCGCGAGCCCCTGCGGGCTCGGCTTCTCTCCGATCTGGAGGCGCTGGAGCGCATGTATCTCGGGGAGCTGATGCGGCACGAGGATCCGCTCGAGGGTCTCCGCGCCTTCATGGAGAAGCGCCCGCCGCAGTGGAAGAATCGCTGACGGACTGGCAGAACGGTCCGCCGACTGGCAGAACTGGCCACAACCGGCAGAACCGGCCACGCTGGAAAAACCGTCCAGCGGGCGATATCATCAAGTGTTCCCTCAGAGGCGTCGCCCGACCGACAGCACGAGTACAGCGGAGGAACCATGCGCCACCGGCCCCCTGTTGCGATCGTCCTTGCCGGCGTCTTGCTTCTCGCGCTTCCGCTCCGCGCCGGCGGCGAATCCGCCGCCATTTTCCTCGACGGTTTCTTCACCGACTGGACCGGAGCGGTGGAGCACCTGGATCCGGCGGCGGACAGCGGCACCTCAGGCATCGACTTCCGCGCCCTGGACCTGGCCAACGACGGCGAGTATTTGTTCGTCCGCTTCGAATTGACCGTCCCGGTCGGCCTGCAGGAGGCCAACAACCTGGAGCTCTACCTGGACACGGACATGAACGCCGGAACGGGCCTCGCCGTCGGCGGTATCGGCGCCGAGCTGCTCTGGCAGTTCGGCGCTCGCACGGGCCGTTTCTACCGCCTCGGTTCGAGCGTACAGATCTTCCAGGACGACATCCGTCTCCGCGAGCTGCCGTCGGTGACCTCGCCGGAGTTCGAAATCGCCATCGGGCGCAACGTCCGGCCCGACGGCGTCAACCTGCTCTTCACGGGCAACTCGATGCGTGTGTTGGTCCACGATGTGGGGACGAACGGCGACTATGCTCCGAACATCGGCACCACGCTCACCTACAGCTTCGACGCTACACCGGTCTCACCGCCGGCGCCGACCTCGTTCGCTCGGGTCACTCCCACCGACGTGCGCATCGTGACCTGGAACGCCCGGGACCTGGAGGCCCCGGGTGGCTTCAATCCCGGGGTGACGCCGAGCGCCGATCGGGTGTTCTCCGCCCTCGACCCGGACATCGTCTGCTTCCAGGAGATCTACAACGCCACGCCAGCGCAGACGGCGGCGCTTCTCGAGAGCTTCCTTCCCTCGGGTGCGGGTGAAGCCTGGTACGCCGCGGAAGTCAACGACTGCATCGTCGTGAGCCGCTTCCCGATCGTCTCGCAATGGGCCATCGACCTGAACCTGGCCGTCCTCCTGGATGCCGATGCTGCCCTCGGCCACGACATCCTGCTCGTCGATGCGCACTTGCCCTGCTGCACCAACAACGCGGGCCGTCAGGCCGAGGCCGACAACATCATGCGGTTCTTCCGCGACGCCATGACCGCGGGGGGCACGGTGACCGTGCCGAGCGGCACGCTCTTCATGCTCGCCGGGGACATGAATTTGGTGGGGTTTGCGCAGCAGCTGGTCACGCTGCTCACCGGCGACATCGCGGACAATGCGACTTACGGGCCCGACTTCGCCCCGGACTGGGATGGGACGGCGTTCGGCGAGGTGGTTTCCAGCCAGACCGAGAGACGCTTCGCCTACACCTGGCGGAGCGACACTTCCGCCTTCGCCCCCGGCCGTCTCGACTTCATCATCTATACCGACAGCGGCATGCATCTCGAACGCCACTTCAGCCTCTACACGCCGGAGATGTCGGCGGCGCAGCTTTCGCTCTACGGGTTGCAGGCGAACGATGTGACCACCGTCTCGGATCATCTGCCGCATGTGGCAGACTTCCGCCCACTGCGGACGAGCGATGTGGACGACGTGGCGGGCGGCGAAGGTGGGCTGCAGATCACTGCGGCGGCCGGCTCTGGCCGAGGCGCGGTGCGCTTCGCCGTGGCGCTGGCAGAACCGGCGCGACTGCGCCTCGAGGTGTTCGACGTTCGCGGCACTCTAGTGACGACTCTGCGCGACGACGACGCCGGCGTGCTGCCGGCGGGATCCCATCGCTTCGTCTGGGACGGTAGCCGGGCTGCGGGCCCACGGGCGCCGAGCGGCGCCTACTTCGTCCGCGCCATCGCTTCCCCGCTGCGTGCCGAAGCGGCGCACCAGGCGGCAACGAAGAAGCTCCTTCTCATCCGTTGATCGGCTTGGCACGGGATGCAACCAAGCGGGCGGGATCTTGGCCCTTGATCAGGGCCACGATGGCTCGCTGCGTCGCCGTGTCGTCGTCGAAGCCGCCGTGGGTCGTGCTCTCCGTAACCTTCGAAGGCGCCACCCAGGCACTAGCATGACGGCGGAGATCGGCGAGACTGCGCTGGCCCCAGAAAGCGTCGAAATAGTTCTCCATCCCGAGGATCTCGGCCGGTCGGCCGCCTTCGAAGGACTCCGACACCAGCCAAAGGAGCGAACGGCCGTAGCCGAGCAGCGGCCGGCAGGTGGGATCCCTCTCCTCGGCACCGGCGGTGAGATGGAACTGATGCAGGCGCCCCACCTTCCGGGAGCGCAGGTGAGGAAGCAAGGTGGAGGCGAAAACGTCCGTCCGCACCGCGGGTGCCATGAAGTGGACGGAAGCGAACTTCCAACCGAGACGGGCGAGCGCGTCGAGCAGATGGCAGTGGAGGATGGCGCCAGCGGAGTGGCCGATGAGATGCAGACGCACCCGTGCCGGGGCGAAGCCGGGGACCGTCGAGCCGATGTCGAAGAGCTGCCTGGCGCCGCTCGTATCGCGCCTCCCGATGGCGTCGGCATTCTGCTTCATCTCTTTCCACAAGAAGGTACCGGGTGCGGCAAAAGCGCGCTCGAGCCGCCGGTTCCACCAGCGCGACAGGGTGTCGCGGACGCCGGCAGTGGCCGGCGTCTCGCTGGCGAGGATGTCAGAAAGGCGGTTCTTCAAGGTGGAGAGGAAGTCGGTCTCCCACATGAGAAAGATCGGGAAGATCTGGGCGTCGTAGAGTGCAGGCACCCAACGCGCCGCCGTGCCGGCCGCCGCTTCCTCGCTGGTGAGGCCGCCGTGCGCGAAGATCGCGACGTCCAAAGGGGCGTTCTTGCCGAGGCGCCAGCGGCTGCGGGCGCGGTCGAGGTGGATCTCGAGCAACGACTGCAGATCGTTCCGGGAGGTGCGGAACCTACCGCTACCGCTCAGGTCGCCGTTGTTCTGCATGTTCACGATGAAGGGCGAGATCTCGCGCTGGCGCAGTAGGGGTTCGGTCGCCAGCGTCACCCTGCCACGGTCGTCGGTGCGGAGCGAGGCGCTCGCCGACACCGCTTGATGCTGATCGGTGACGACGCCGAGCTGCGCCACCCAGCAGTCCATGGCGTTCTCGAGCCAGTCCTGGTACGAAAGGATGGCGGCGCCGCCCTCACCCCAGCTCTTGCCCCAGGAGTTGAGGATGCGGAAGCCGCGGCTGTCCCAGCCGGTGATGGCGAAGGCGTGGCCGCCGTCGCTGGCCACGAGCGCTCGCTGCGGGATGACCCAGCCTCGCCGCCGGGCTGGAGGCAGATCGTAGCCCTCGTCCCAGCCGGAGTGACAGAGGACGCTCGCATACAGCACGCCCACCTCGTGCAAGGCCGCATGCATGTCCGTCACCGAGCGCGCATCGACGCGGTAGTAGGCGCCGAGAGGACGCTGTGCCGCGTCCTGCCACCAATCCTTGGTTGGTTCTGGATGCGGTTCGGGCATTTCTTGCTCCGGCCACAGCGCCTGCGCGCACGCCCCGTGCCGGTACCAACCTTTCATCGCCCCGCGCAAGCTCGAGCCCACTTCGGGGCCGGCGCCGGGGAACTCGTCGTAACGGCGCGCCATGGAGAAAAGCATGAAGGGCGAAACGGAGGCGTTGCGTTCGCGGCCGTTCCGGCGCAGGAGATAATTCACCACGTTGGACAGGGCGAAACCGGTGCACGCCGAGGTGTCGCCCTGATCGAGAACGGGGAGAGCCTCTTGGCGCGTGGCGTCGAAGTGGAGCGGCGGCGCCGCCGCGATCGCCGGGCGGTAAGGACGGTCGCGCAGATCGACCTTGTCCGGGACGACGGGGCGGAGAACGAGCCGGGTCTTTTTCGAACGCGCTGCCATGTCGTACCTCCGGCGTGGGCGTCGTGCCGGTCGCGGCATAGGTCGGCCAGCAGTGTGATGGCGCTTGCCCTGCGCGTCCAGTGCCTGGCGCGAGATGCAACCGCATGCGCCCGGCGGCCGTAGAACGAAGCGAGGAGGACCCCATGGAATTCACGGTGCAGACGGCGGTCGAGATCCTGAGCCGTACGCCTGGCACGCTAGCGACTCTCCTCCAGGGCCTCTCCCCGAATTGGACCACGACGACGGAAGGGCCGGACACTTGGTGTGCCCGTGACATCGTGGGACATCTCCTGCACGGCGAGGAAACAGATTGGATCCCGCGCGCTCGGATGATCCTGGAGCATGGGGAGGCGCGCACCTTCGAGCCCTTCGACCGGCAGGCGCAGTTCAGCCGCTTCCGCGACTGGACCATGGAAGCCTTGCTCTCCCGCTTCGCGGCCCGGCGCTCGGAGAGCCTGGCGACTCTGGCGGGCTGGAGGCTGACCGCGGAGCAGCTCGCCTTGCGCGGCCGGCATCCGTCGCTCGGCGTGGTCACTCTCGCCGAGCTGCTGTCCACCTGGGTGGTGCACGACCTCAACCACCTGGCGCAGATCGCTCGCGTCATGGCCAAGCAGTACGGCGAGGAAACGGGGCCCTGGGTGGCGTACCTCCCCGTATTGACGCGCAAGTAGGGCCGTCTCGGTGGGTCGGGCCAACCCGTTCTCGGTTCCAGGCGGCTGAGGCGCTCCCCGAATGGTGGAGCCTCGTGTGACGGGTCGGCCGCGTGTCTCGCGTCGGCCTCGTGAGAGCGGAAGCGCGGTCTTTCACCTTCTTGCGTCGCTTCTTGGAACGTTTCCAGCACATCCGCGAGCGAGCCGAGCCAGGTGGCGCGCGGCGTGGTGCCGTGCCGGCCGCTGGCCGCTCGCTGGTGGGGAGATGTCCGCCAAGAGCCGAGAACTGAGCATCGGCGTCATCGGTGCCGGACGCATCGGCATGCTCCACGCACACAATCTGGCCCGTCGCGTTCCGCACGCCCGTGTCGTCGCCGTGGCCGATCCGCGCCTCGCCTGCGCGCGGGCGGCGGCGACGGTGGCGGGGGCGGACGTCGCCCTAGCGGACTACCGCGAGATCCTGTCGCGCCCGGATGTGGATGCGGTGGTGGTGAGCTCCTCCACGGACACCCACGCCCGCATCATCGGCGAGGCCGCTGCCGCCGGGAAGCACATCTTCTGCGAGAAACCCATCGACCACCATGTCGAGCGCATCCGCGAAGCCCTCCAGGCGGTGGCGCGGGCAGGCGTGCGCTTCCAGGTCGGTTTCAATCGCCGCTTCGATCCCGACTTCCAGGCGCTGGCGCAACGCCTGCGCGCCGGTCACGCCGGCGTGCTGCAGCTCCTTCGGATCACCAGTCGCGACCCCGAGCCGCCGCCTGCGGACTACGTGCGCGTCTCCGGCGGCCTCTTCCTGGACATGAGCATTCACGACCTCGACATGGCGCGATTCCTCATGCAGGAGCCCGTCGTCGAGGTGTTCGCCACCGGGAGCGCCTTCGATCCCGGCATCGCCGCCCTCGGCGACGTGGACACCGCGGTCATCCTGCTGCGCTTTGCGCACGGCGCGCTCTGCACCATCGACAACTCGCGGCGTGCTGTCTACGGCTACGACCAGCGGCTCGAGGTCTTCGGCTCGCGCGCCTGTCTCACCGTTCCCAATCGCACACCGACGCGGGTGGAAGAGTGGGATGCGCACGGACAGCACCGCGAGCGGCCGCAGCGGTTTTTCCTGGAGCGCTACCAGGAGTCGTACGTGGCGGAGATGCAGGAGTTCGTCGATTGCGTGCGCCAGGGGCGGGAAGCGGCGGTGTCGGGACAGGACGGCTTGCAAGCCGTCCTGCTGGCACAGGCGGCGCGAAGGTCCCTGCTTCAAGACCGGCCGGTGCACATCGACGCCGAGGCGGGTCTGGACGCAGCCTGAAGCGGGGGCTGGAGTCCGAGG containing:
- a CDS encoding 3'-5' exonuclease is translated as MERPEEARLPDWARDIVPLDRPLAVLDLETTGTQVAKDRIIEIGVVKVHPEGRHEERTRRVDPGIPIPPEATAVHGIRNEDLLGAPSFGQIAASLVEFLEGCDLAGFGLLAFDLPLLRNEFERAGVEFLVSGRRLIDAKSIFHQKEPRDLSAAHRFYCGTGFTGAHSATADAEATYRVLLGQLRRYPDLPHSMDGLHRACNPVDGVDIDRRLVWQGGEAMFAFGRHRGELLRAVRIADPEYLEWIMEGDFSADLKRIAAQALQGTFPSRPSHAPPEAVAPRDPAQARLPFPASPPAKPPIPAEKPPPDAEQPSPNAEKPPPADARGGEAKPS
- a CDS encoding ABC transporter ATP-binding protein, whose product is MNEALLSVRGLEVRFPVRRGMLSLSQRPKDFVRAVDGVDLDIQRGETLGLVGESGCGKSTTGRAILQLVRPTAGSVVFAGKELTQLRAAELRRMRRHMQIVFQNPYSSLDPRMTIGSIVAEPLQVHHVARGRELRERVRELLELVGLDPQHLRRYPHEFSGGQRQRVGIARAIALHPEFIVADEPISALDVSIQAQILNLLQDLQQKLGLTYLFIAHDLAVVRYISTRIAVMYLGKLVEVAEAERLIERPLHPYTQALIAAVPVPEPERQRARQHIVLPGEVPSPVHPPSGCRFRTRCAWAFERCATEEPMLREWEGGHTVACHLMEEADPPHLRGRIVPAAVR
- a CDS encoding enoyl-CoA hydratase/isomerase family protein, translated to MARVREGPTTPKVRVTPEHEGQVLQVVLDAPPGNVLDLQMIESLRAVLAGPARQAEVKAIVFSGTGGHFSYGASIDEHLPGLVEKLLPAFHRLFHDLLSVARPTLAIVRGRCLGGGLELAAFCNWVFAAPDAELGVPEVGLGVFPPLAALILRERLGRALAEDLCLTGRVIDGEEALEMGLVDHLSEEPDEAAQQWIVRHLLPRSATALHFTTRAVREPLRARLLSDLEALERMYLGELMRHEDPLEGLRAFMEKRPPQWKNR
- a CDS encoding endonuclease/exonuclease/phosphatase family protein → MRHRPPVAIVLAGVLLLALPLRAGGESAAIFLDGFFTDWTGAVEHLDPAADSGTSGIDFRALDLANDGEYLFVRFELTVPVGLQEANNLELYLDTDMNAGTGLAVGGIGAELLWQFGARTGRFYRLGSSVQIFQDDIRLRELPSVTSPEFEIAIGRNVRPDGVNLLFTGNSMRVLVHDVGTNGDYAPNIGTTLTYSFDATPVSPPAPTSFARVTPTDVRIVTWNARDLEAPGGFNPGVTPSADRVFSALDPDIVCFQEIYNATPAQTAALLESFLPSGAGEAWYAAEVNDCIVVSRFPIVSQWAIDLNLAVLLDADAALGHDILLVDAHLPCCTNNAGRQAEADNIMRFFRDAMTAGGTVTVPSGTLFMLAGDMNLVGFAQQLVTLLTGDIADNATYGPDFAPDWDGTAFGEVVSSQTERRFAYTWRSDTSAFAPGRLDFIIYTDSGMHLERHFSLYTPEMSAAQLSLYGLQANDVTTVSDHLPHVADFRPLRTSDVDDVAGGEGGLQITAAAGSGRGAVRFAVALAEPARLRLEVFDVRGTLVTTLRDDDAGVLPAGSHRFVWDGSRAAGPRAPSGAYFVRAIASPLRAEAAHQAATKKLLLIR
- a CDS encoding C1 family peptidase is translated as MAARSKKTRLVLRPVVPDKVDLRDRPYRPAIAAAPPLHFDATRQEALPVLDQGDTSACTGFALSNVVNYLLRRNGRERNASVSPFMLFSMARRYDEFPGAGPEVGSSLRGAMKGWYRHGACAQALWPEQEMPEPHPEPTKDWWQDAAQRPLGAYYRVDARSVTDMHAALHEVGVLYASVLCHSGWDEGYDLPPARRRGWVIPQRALVASDGGHAFAITGWDSRGFRILNSWGKSWGEGGAAILSYQDWLENAMDCWVAQLGVVTDQHQAVSASASLRTDDRGRVTLATEPLLRQREISPFIVNMQNNGDLSGSGRFRTSRNDLQSLLEIHLDRARSRWRLGKNAPLDVAIFAHGGLTSEEAAAGTAARWVPALYDAQIFPIFLMWETDFLSTLKNRLSDILASETPATAGVRDTLSRWWNRRLERAFAAPGTFLWKEMKQNADAIGRRDTSGARQLFDIGSTVPGFAPARVRLHLIGHSAGAILHCHLLDALARLGWKFASVHFMAPAVRTDVFASTLLPHLRSRKVGRLHQFHLTAGAEERDPTCRPLLGYGRSLLWLVSESFEGGRPAEILGMENYFDAFWGQRSLADLRRHASAWVAPSKVTESTTHGGFDDDTATQRAIVALIKGQDPARLVASRAKPING
- a CDS encoding DinB family protein, coding for MEFTVQTAVEILSRTPGTLATLLQGLSPNWTTTTEGPDTWCARDIVGHLLHGEETDWIPRARMILEHGEARTFEPFDRQAQFSRFRDWTMEALLSRFAARRSESLATLAGWRLTAEQLALRGRHPSLGVVTLAELLSTWVVHDLNHLAQIARVMAKQYGEETGPWVAYLPVLTRK
- the iolG gene encoding inositol 2-dehydrogenase, whose translation is MSAKSRELSIGVIGAGRIGMLHAHNLARRVPHARVVAVADPRLACARAAATVAGADVALADYREILSRPDVDAVVVSSSTDTHARIIGEAAAAGKHIFCEKPIDHHVERIREALQAVARAGVRFQVGFNRRFDPDFQALAQRLRAGHAGVLQLLRITSRDPEPPPADYVRVSGGLFLDMSIHDLDMARFLMQEPVVEVFATGSAFDPGIAALGDVDTAVILLRFAHGALCTIDNSRRAVYGYDQRLEVFGSRACLTVPNRTPTRVEEWDAHGQHRERPQRFFLERYQESYVAEMQEFVDCVRQGREAAVSGQDGLQAVLLAQAARRSLLQDRPVHIDAEAGLDAA